The sequence below is a genomic window from Lolium perenne isolate Kyuss_39 chromosome 4, Kyuss_2.0, whole genome shotgun sequence.
gaacatgctgccgccgctcatggccatgctgatcatcctcgcttgttcgtctgggccgccgccgccgcctcttggTGGCGGCTTTTTCACCCTCTCGCTTCGCCGCTTGTTTCCACCTCgcgccgtttctcgtccgccgcccactcggcgttcgacatgcccggcggcttcgtcttcttcgcccgcatcttcctcgccggcgccttcggcggcattgtggtggacgagaagacgaggaggagagtggtggtggacgagaaggcgccgccgggaactggagctggaagacgaggagattggggaatttcggcgggagagaatggggatatgcaagcaaattggagggaatggggatatgcaagcaaattggagggagaatcgacaggatttggttttccagtcgccgactacgcgggtccacacgacgtttcgcgccaaaatctttcgtccggagtccccgagcgcgccccggggggccggggatggcgtgggctcgccggatggatgaagggccaaatccggacgaaaacgaggaaccgggggcgcgactgggccgaatttcgccgtccggatgaaaaaaacgtTCGctcggggcctcgtcgggggacgagtggagatgctctaacagttTTGCTGTCTTGTCCAAGACCACAGGGTGCATTCAATTGCttgcttcctcttcctcctccgccctcctCCCCCAAAGCAGCAAAGCCAGCCTGGTTCCCCAAACACCCACAGCCACCACCTCCTTCTTCACTCCCCTCCATAATGGCCCAAGAAGCCATTGCTCCCAACGATCCTTCCTAACTGTCTGTCATACACATTCCAAGCAACGGCGATGCTGAGCTCCTTCGGCAGCGGCGACCATCCGAGCTCGCCACAGAAGCATGGCAGATGTGACGAGCAAGAAGGCCAAGATGGGTTCCGGGGGATAGCAGGGGCTTCGCCACCACCTCCCTCTTGCTCCTTTCTTGGATCCACCGGCTTTCCTGGGACGCAGATGCTAAGCTTCTCCAATGATGCCGCGGGTGAGATGGGTGGATATAATGTAAAACAAAGATTATTTTTGTCTTGATATTTTTGCTCATGGTCATGGATGGCATCATCCTGCAAAAGGCCCTGCCTTTGGGGTCTTGTCAAGAGCACAAGGGGCCCTATTTATACTCATCTCTTTTGCTTTTGTAACTCATCCCCAAAAGATGTTGTTAGCCTTTCATCTCGGGAATATCTCACCCTCTTTTTCTCACACGAAAAAAGGGGGAATGGGGCATAAATTTGTGCTGTTTCCTTAAATCTTGCATGTGTTGGAACTAGGAGACCATGCTCATGCGCATCCTCTGTTGCTTCAGTCCCATTACCTTATTTCTGATTTCCATTGCATCATTTGTTCTTATCAGTCTGCTTCTTTTGTGGTTGAAGGATTGGGTTTGAGCTCTGGGGCAAGCATGCAGGGTTTTTTTGCAAGGGTCAGGGGTCCATTTACCCCAACACAGTGGATGGAGCTTGAACACCAGGCCCTGGTCTACAAACACATAGCTGCAAATGCTCCTGTCCCGTCCAGTCTGCTTCTCCCCATCAGAAGGAGCATGCATCCATGGGGTAATTTTTGGATCCAGTTCCCACTAATTACTGTTTTTCTTGCTCATACTTATGTTTTCAACAAGTAACTGTAGGCATAAACAAAACATGGAAGAAGCAAGTAGAGCTCATATGATTGTGATTACCAATGTCCACTAGTCTGCTATGTGCTATGTAGTATCTAATATAAAAGCTTATCTCGCATTGGGATTCTTCTGTGTTTTAGTTGTATTCTGTGTCTTCCAGGGACAAGAAACGTTGACTAACGGGGGAATGATCTCTCCCTTGGCTATATATGTTGTTAGGTAGGATGAGACTCTATGTAGTATCTAATATAAAAGCTTATCTCGCATTGGGATTCTTTCGTGTTTTAGTTGTATTCTGTGTCTTCCAGGGACAAGAAACGTTGACCAACggggaatgatccctcccttggctataTATGTTGTTAGGTAGGATGAGACTCTCCCAACGGATGGACGCTAGGATGATAACCCGGTTTAAAGTTCGCTCCTCCCTGCGAAATTACCGCGAGATGGGGATTCGAACCCGGTGGGCTGGCTTCGCACTCccttgccttgccactgagctggaACTCAGTTCTCGTCTTCCAGGGACAAGATGCTGTAACACTATTAGTTTGTTGGACATGGAGGCAATCGAGGTTCCCTTTGGGTAATCACAACCAATAATTGCTTTAGAGTATTGATGCTTATGTGTGATGATGTTTCCTGTTACCAATATGCTTCTACACGGTTTTAAATGTAAAAACTCACACTCAGATTTGGATTACCGGTCTTCTTTTTATTATATAGTCTCTTCAGGAGCCAGATATCTAAATCCCGTGATTAGTATGCTGCAGTTCATGTTACTCAATTCTGTTTTCCATACTATTTATTATGCAAACCTGAGCAGTAGTCTGATCTGAATTTTGCCGAATCAGAGTAATAATTTATCCTTATGGGGGTGGTTTGTATAATTCTCATATGACATAATGAATTCATTTTGCAGTAGGATGGGAGCCATTTTTTCCTGGTAGTGCTGATGTAGAACCTGGGAGATGCCGCCGCACAGACGGCAAGAAGTGGCGGTGCTCCAGAGATTCAGTTGGAGACCAAAAGTACTGTGAGCGGCACATAAACCGTGGTCGCCAACGTTCAAGAAAGCATGTGGAAGGCCGAAAGGTGGCACCCACCATTGAAGAACCAGCTATGGTTGTTTCTGGTGGTGTATCATCACACAGCCAGGCCGTGGCTTGGCAGCAGCAGGTGAAAAACTTAGCTGCTAATGTGACTGATCCTTTCTCAAGACAGTCCAACAGGTAGAATTACCCAATCCTGTATATAGTTAGACCTATTTATGCCTCTTACTGGATTGATCAAGTGTTTGTCGAACGAAATGATAACTGTGGTTGATACAAATGGAAGATACTGTCGTGGCATGTGGCAATTGTCAAATGGAGGTACCTAAGTAGTTAATCTCTATCAGGATTCAGGGCCTAATA
It includes:
- the LOC127295131 gene encoding LOW QUALITY PROTEIN: growth-regulating factor 8 (The sequence of the model RefSeq protein was modified relative to this genomic sequence to represent the inferred CDS: inserted 1 base in 1 codon), translating into MLSSFGSGDHPSSPQKHGRCDEQEGQDGFRGIAGASPPPPSCSFLGSTGFPGTQMLSFSNDAAGLGLSSGASMQGFFARVRGPFTPTQWMELEHQALVYKHIAANAPVPSSLLLPIRRSMHPWGWEPFFPGSADVEPGRCRRTDGKKWRCSRDSVGDQKYCERHINRGRQRSRKHVEGRKVAPTIEEPAMVVSGGVSSHSQAVAWQQQVKNLAANVTDPFSRQSNRELLEKQNTVEQSLVSAPMDSFDFSSQHSSSNCDEVAFLPLKLHHDLDQAYVPHGACSSSEKGNRAQETWSPVTKETLDDGPLGEVFRSNSCQSAXWYILTGEIDWEGKLDSPTGILQLTTQFSPVSSSNTMNIGLHNSHSQAGIGENN